AGTCGCGTTCGCGTTCGCGTTCGGCGTTCAGCTGGGCCTGAAGCTGAGCCTGACGCTGCCGCACGTAATCCTGCTGGAAACGCGGCTCGTCGATCAGGTTCGTGCCGACCGTGAGTTTCCCGGTCGCCAGTTCCCGCATGGCCTGCGTGACCAGGTTCCGGTGCCGCACGCGCTGCTCGACCGGCAGCACGCTCGGCGCGCCGGAACGCAGCTGCAGCGCGCGCTTGGCCGTGACCACACTCAGTCGGTACTTGCTGTCCGTCATGGACAGCAGCTTGTCGATGTCTTTTTCCGCCATTCTCGCAACCTCCCTGAAACACTGCCGTCCCGCGTGAGGCGGGTGGGTGTTCCGTCAGCCCCCCACTGTAGCCCAGCCGGGCCGGGCACACCAAGCGCCCGGCCCACAATGCCCCCGCCGCAACGGACGTTCAGGCGTTGTACGTGCTGCTGGCCGTGTCGCCGCCCCGCCCGGTCCAGTTGGTGTGGAAGAACTCGCCGCGCGCCCGGTCCGTGCGCTCATACGTGTGCGCCCCGAAGTAATCCCGCTGCGCCTGCAACAGGTTCGCGGGCAGCCGCTCGGCGCGGTAGCCGTCGTAGTA
The DNA window shown above is from Deinococcus sp. LM3 and carries:
- the rpoZ gene encoding DNA-directed RNA polymerase subunit omega; amino-acid sequence: MAEKDIDKLLSMTDSKYRLSVVTAKRALQLRSGAPSVLPVEQRVRHRNLVTQAMRELATGKLTVGTNLIDEPRFQQDYVRQRQAQLQAQLNAERERERD